The Oscillospiraceae bacterium genome includes the window ATGCTTCATCACAAAAGCGGTGTATGCCGTTGATTCTTCCGGATGAGGGAATATAAAATCTTTGATTGAAAACGCCTGTACATTACTCGGCTCAGCCCATTCACCGTAGGACTGACCGCAATTCACTAAATATTTTCTGTTCTTTTTAGAAAGACGAATCGGTTTGGACAGCAGTGAGTATCGGCCTGCGCGCTTGATCATAAAAAGAGCGTAACGTTTCATCGCACTGTAGTTTTCTTTGATGATGCGGTCGTCTCCGTACTTCTTCCACATACGGTACGGTATCAGGACGCCTGCATCCGCCCAACCGACAGAACCATTCATGGTGGTCATCCAAAAGTCTTCGCCGCCTTTCGGCACGATCTGATGGAGCTTTCCGTATTTTGATTGGCGGTCAAACAGATCACGCATATACTTTCGGGCAAAAGGCTGGTATGAGGTGAAAAAGCTTGCTGTTTCAAAGAAGATCTGACTGTCGCCCGTCCACCCCGAGCGTTCTCTGGTCGGGCAATCGGTCGGGACGTCGGCGCTGTTGCTTTTTTCAGACCAGAGGGTGCAATCCGCAAATTGGTTAATAAGCGTATTTGAACATTTAAAAAAGCCCGTTTGTTCAAAATCCGAATATACTGCCGCCGAGTAGAAATCACTCGAAGAAAAACTCACATCCGTTTCTACCAGAGCATAACGGAAGCCATACAGCGCGAACTTACTCTCGTATCTGTTTTCACCCTCACGGCAGACAAATTCAAGCATTTGAAGCGGCGTTACTTTCCCCTTTGAAAATTGTCCGATGTTTTTAACAAGCCCGTTTCTGCAAAATGAGACATGCCTGTTCAGCGGTTTGTCTTTGTGCGTTGCAAGTTGAATATTGTCCTGCGTAAATTCACTATTACCATCCAGCAGTTCGCCCATACGGAGAAAGATACGCTGACCTTGTTTTGCAAAAACTCGAAAGCCGATGAACCCCGACAGATTCTGCCCGAAATCGAGCACTTTTGCTCCGCTTTGCGTAATCATCAGCTTCGGCGTAAATGTCTCATGCTTCATAACGGGAAAGTTGTTTGATGCGGAAAGATTTGCTTTTAATGCCGCCTCTTTCGCAAAACCCCGATAGCTTGGTCCTTTTCCCGCATCGACGTATTCGCCTTCTTTGAGATCAGCGAAAAGACGCGGTCCGTCCCCGCTCCATTTCCAGGTATGATCGGAATAGATCAGCTGTATATTTGATTCCGCGTCTGTTATCTCGAGTTGGGCAAGCAGCTTTGTTTCTTTGCCGTAAAGGTATGTATGTCCCCAGGCCCCCTGCGCTCCTCTGTACCAACCGTCCGCAAGTTCGGCTTCGATTACATTTTCGCCGCAGCGAATACTGCCGGTCACATCATAAGTCTGGTACTGGATGCGTTTACGGTAATCGGTATGCCCCGGCGCCAATACAAAATCACCGATGCGGCTGCCGTTGATGCGAAGCTCATAAGCTCCGCAGGCAGTGATATACAAACGTGCCCGGCTTATTTGGTTTACTTGAAACGTTTTTTTGAAATGATCGTTCGGATAGCGGTATTTTTTACTGACGCGATAATCCCCGCGAATCCATTTTGCTTTCCAATCCTCCGGAGAAAGAAGCCCGGTTTCAAAGAACGCGGCTGCGCTTTCTCCTTCATGATCGTTTTCATCCCAAAGCGTGACTGTCCATTCAATGCGATCGCGCGAGCATAGCTCCGGTTGATAAACGGTACGCATGGAGTTTGACATGACTTTTCCGCTATCCCATACAACCGTGCCGTCTGTTACTGCAATAATGCGGTAAGCCGTCTGACGCAATGCCCCTGAAACATTCCAGAAAAGACGCGGATGCGGAATGTCAATGCCTATGGGGTTGATCAGATATTCAGTTTTAAGATCGATTGCTTTAATCATTGTCATTTACCGGAAAGCCGGGCCGCAATCTTCGCACGATAAACGTCACCGGATTTTTTCTCCTTCTGCCAGAATGCCTCGTCTTTCGCCAGACGGATTTCGCGTGCATTTTTCTGTTCAGGCGTCATTTTTGCTTCTCTTTTGGCGGACTTTTCGGCGGCAATTTTATTTTTCTCGGTTTGCTTATCTTCTGCGGATTTTTTCTTTTTTTCTGCTTTTGCTTTAGCTGCTGAGTCCTTTTCGATATGCGCCGCAAGTGCCGATTTATAATCAAGCCCTTTTCTCGCACACTTCTCTTCCAGTTCAACCCGGTATGCTTCTTCCGCTTCCTGATCGAACCGTGCCTGTTCGAGGGCAGATCTTTCTTCGGGCTCCACCCATTCCTCACCGCGTGAAAGGCATGCCGCTTTCTGATGCTCACGGATTTCCGCTTGTTTGCGAACAATCGTTTTTTCTACGGATAAGAATGCCAGAAGAACTGCAAGAATAATACCGGTGAACACTTCGAGCCCGACGAACGAGAAAGTGATTGCACTTTTTACGCCGGCACTCTGTGCGGCGGCAACAGTTGCGCCGCTTGCATCGATTGAAGGCGCAATATATCCCGTGCCGGCAAGCAGGGCGTTGAATATCCCTGTGCAAATACCGACCATCGCTACGGCGATTGTACTATAGACCGAGACTGAAAGGCCGTCACAGCGGATACCGCTCTTCCACTCGATATGGTCAAGTGAATCCGCAAAAAGAGCAAAGAAAACGTATGCGCACGGTAATCCCCCGATATTTTTAATAAACTGACCGATCAGAACAACCGTCAAATTTGTGGGAAAAATCCAGCAGATCAGACTGCCGATCGCATACAAAACGAAACCCCACATAGTTACATTGCGCTTGCCGAACTTTTTTGCGAGCGGCCATACGGCAAAGATGCCGATTCCCATCGGCACACCTCCGATGACCGAAACAAGCATCTGTGTAATACCGTCATTGTATGTTCCGAGGACATAATTGCAGTAATAGACAAGTCCGAGGTTTTTCAGGCACGTCCCGACAGTCCAGATCAGGAAATACACGAAGATAATCAGCATGTATTTATCGGTAAAAATGATTTTCAGCTGAAGAGCAAACTTAATTTTCTTTTCCGCCGAGTCCGTATTTTCCGCCGTTACGCGTTCTTTGGTGTAATAATATTCAAGCAGCGTGAGAGGCAGGGCGAGAATTGAAAGAACAGACATGACCGTGATCCAAAGCGGCTTATCGATGCCGACCAAAGGCATGAGCACCATCGGAAAAATCAATGCCACAATGATGCCGCTCATCATAATTGTCGAGATTTGATTGAATGCCGAGAGACCGCCGCGCTGAGTGACATTTCGGGTTGACAACGGAACCATCAAATTATGGCTCATGTTGAAAATCGTGTAAGCTAACGAATAAAACAGGTTATATGAGACCATGACCCAAATCACCTGAACGGTGATGTTTCCGCCCGGTAC containing:
- a CDS encoding family 78 glycoside hydrolase catalytic domain, encoding MTMIKAIDLKTEYLINPIGIDIPHPRLFWNVSGALRQTAYRIIAVTDGTVVWDSGKVMSNSMRTVYQPELCSRDRIEWTVTLWDENDHEGESAAAFFETGLLSPEDWKAKWIRGDYRVSKKYRYPNDHFKKTFQVNQISRARLYITACGAYELRINGSRIGDFVLAPGHTDYRKRIQYQTYDVTGSIRCGENVIEAELADGWYRGAQGAWGHTYLYGKETKLLAQLEITDAESNIQLIYSDHTWKWSGDGPRLFADLKEGEYVDAGKGPSYRGFAKEAALKANLSASNNFPVMKHETFTPKLMITQSGAKVLDFGQNLSGFIGFRVFAKQGQRIFLRMGELLDGNSEFTQDNIQLATHKDKPLNRHVSFCRNGLVKNIGQFSKGKVTPLQMLEFVCREGENRYESKFALYGFRYALVETDVSFSSSDFYSAAVYSDFEQTGFFKCSNTLINQFADCTLWSEKSNSADVPTDCPTRERSGWTGDSQIFFETASFFTSYQPFARKYMRDLFDRQSKYGKLHQIVPKGGEDFWMTTMNGSVGWADAGVLIPYRMWKKYGDDRIIKENYSAMKRYALFMIKRAGRYSLLSKPIRLSKKNRKYLVNCGQSYGEWAEPSNVQAFSIKDFIFPHPEESTAYTAFVMKHMAEIAKYLGKYDDKKLYESYAEGCEKAYRELITKAGFSLDTNRQAKLVRPLYMHLLDDETGAYAKVRLLNALEACGWRLGTGFLSTPFILDVLADIDIEYAYRLLENEECPGWLFMPKQGATTVWEAWEGSSTPSHGIASLNHYSKGAVCEWLFRSVCGIHMNSENHFVISPKPGGTLAWAEAAYRSIYGTVSVLWKRKGQSISLSVSLPPNTTADVVLPNETRFIDTPDEHIFEYNCS
- a CDS encoding MFS transporter; the protein is MTGKLIENRLLTSRITSKNVSGKEKWLGYLLGPSGALLLNAVLGTYLNVYYTDVLNLTVVWGGAFLIIFPIVSKIIDAITNIIMGYIIDRTHTKQGKARPWILLSAPLMALTGILLFTVPGGNITVQVIWVMVSYNLFYSLAYTIFNMSHNLMVPLSTRNVTQRGGLSAFNQISTIMMSGIIVALIFPMVLMPLVGIDKPLWITVMSVLSILALPLTLLEYYYTKERVTAENTDSAEKKIKFALQLKIIFTDKYMLIIFVYFLIWTVGTCLKNLGLVYYCNYVLGTYNDGITQMLVSVIGGVPMGIGIFAVWPLAKKFGKRNVTMWGFVLYAIGSLICWIFPTNLTVVLIGQFIKNIGGLPCAYVFFALFADSLDHIEWKSGIRCDGLSVSVYSTIAVAMVGICTGIFNALLAGTGYIAPSIDASGATVAAAQSAGVKSAITFSFVGLEVFTGIILAVLLAFLSVEKTIVRKQAEIREHQKAACLSRGEEWVEPEERSALEQARFDQEAEEAYRVELEEKCARKGLDYKSALAAHIEKDSAAKAKAEKKKKSAEDKQTEKNKIAAEKSAKREAKMTPEQKNAREIRLAKDEAFWQKEKKSGDVYRAKIAARLSGK